In Flavobacterium sp. N1736, the following are encoded in one genomic region:
- a CDS encoding homogentisate 1,2-dioxygenase produces MPLYHKLGEFPQKRHTQFEKPNGGFYYEQLFGTEGFHGHSSLSYHVHRPTQVKEILNSYSVEPKIAIGKNIKSLLFKGFELKPENDFLDSRKALLVNKDCIIGLAAPKESLRNYFYKNADADEMLFIHKGKGKLRTMLGNIPFEYGDYLIIPRGIIYQIEFETTENRLFYVESHSPFYTPKRYKNQSGQHLEHSPFCERDFILPNELETHDEKGDFLIKIKKEGMIHEVVYATHPFDVVGWDGYNFPYGFSIHNFEPITGRVHQPPPVHQTFETATFVVCSFCPRLYDYHPKAIPAPYNHSNIDSDEVLYYVDGDFMSRNNIEQGHITLHPKGIPHGPAPGAMERSIGHKETQELAVMVDTFHPLMVTEEAMGLDDGQYYKSWTE; encoded by the coding sequence ATGCCATTATATCATAAACTTGGAGAATTTCCTCAAAAAAGACACACACAATTCGAAAAACCGAACGGAGGTTTTTATTACGAACAATTGTTTGGAACAGAAGGTTTTCACGGACATTCGTCATTATCGTATCATGTTCACAGACCAACTCAGGTTAAGGAAATTTTAAATTCCTATTCCGTTGAACCAAAAATTGCAATCGGAAAAAACATAAAATCATTACTTTTTAAAGGTTTTGAATTAAAGCCTGAAAACGATTTTCTAGACAGCCGCAAAGCTTTGTTGGTCAATAAAGACTGCATCATTGGATTGGCTGCTCCAAAAGAATCACTTAGAAATTATTTCTACAAAAATGCCGATGCCGATGAAATGCTTTTCATCCATAAAGGAAAAGGAAAATTAAGAACCATGCTTGGAAATATTCCATTTGAATATGGCGATTACCTAATTATTCCACGAGGCATTATTTACCAAATAGAATTTGAGACTACAGAAAACCGACTTTTTTATGTTGAATCTCATTCTCCTTTTTATACTCCAAAACGTTATAAAAACCAATCAGGTCAGCATTTAGAACATTCGCCATTTTGCGAACGCGATTTTATTTTGCCAAATGAATTGGAAACGCATGACGAAAAAGGTGATTTTTTAATTAAAATCAAAAAAGAAGGCATGATTCACGAAGTGGTTTATGCAACTCATCCTTTTGATGTTGTGGGTTGGGACGGATATAATTTCCCATACGGATTTTCAATTCATAATTTCGAACCTATAACGGGGCGTGTTCACCAACCGCCACCGGTACATCAAACATTTGAAACGGCTACTTTTGTCGTTTGTTCATTCTGCCCGAGACTTTACGATTATCATCCAAAAGCAATTCCGGCGCCATACAATCACAGCAATATAGATTCTGACGAAGTTTTGTATTATGTTGATGGCGATTTTATGAGCCGTAATAATATCGAGCAGGGTCACATTACTTTACATCCAAAAGGAATTCCGCATGGTCCCGCACCAGGCGCCATGGAACGCAGTATTGGTCATAAAGAAACCCAGGAATTAGCTGTTATGGTTGATACTTTTCATCCATTAATGGTTACAGAAGAAGCAATGGGATTAGATGATGGGCAATACTATAAGTCCTGGACGGAATAA
- a CDS encoding patatin-like phospholipase family protein, giving the protein MCLIQLSISNTRSKRFFSTSGKGASKVALFLQEKISFCYSQFSISIWGIQLAFLAILFFNSQQTFSQAQKQDSVKRPKIGLVLSGGGAKGFAHIGVLKVLEEAGIKIDYIGGTSMGSIIGGLYASGYNASQIDSIFKKTNFDELINDYIPRSSKNFYGKKNDELYAIVLPFSKFRVGIPEALSKGMYNYNLLSSLTRNVRHVRDFNKLPIPFLCIGTNIETGEEVLLNKGNLVQAMMASAAFPSLFTPVEIDGKLLVDGGVVNNYPIKEVRDLGADIIIGVDVQDDLLNRKSLKNATRILVQITNLQSIDKMKNKIKDTDVYIKPDIRDYGVISFDKGEEIIRKGEEAAFAVYEKIKTLTDETTFYKKPKLKVSSDTIEINKINSDKLDNYTKEYIRGKLRFKPGSTITYDDLKAGMNNLDATQNFSAISYCLQPAGEQDDLDLVLKENPTQTYLKLGLHYDGLYKSAILLNLTHKKTFLKNDVTSLDIILGDNFRYDLNYYVENGFNISFGFRSRLNQFNRNVTNSFSSLITESPGSLINVDFMDVTNQAYFQTIFVQKFLMGGGLEYKYLKINSPTLSNADNIIEKSNYFSVFGYLKYDSLDSKSFPHSGVYFSADVQTYLASSDYTQKFKPFSTAKAEIAFVDRLFKKATFKIEADAGFNIGSDSVPFFDYILGGYGYNKINNFNYFYGYDFLSIAGNSYIKTALTLDYEIFKKNHVNVSANYANLGDDIFSTVDWLSMPKYSGYAIGYGLETIIGPIEVKHSWSPEMSKSFTWFSIGFLF; this is encoded by the coding sequence ATGTGCCTAATCCAGCTGTCCATTTCAAATACTCGATCAAAACGATTTTTTTCTACTTCAGGAAAAGGAGCTTCTAAAGTCGCTCTTTTTTTGCAGGAAAAAATATCATTTTGCTACTCGCAGTTTTCCATTTCCATCTGGGGCATACAGTTGGCATTTTTGGCGATCCTGTTTTTCAATTCGCAGCAAACATTTTCTCAGGCACAAAAACAAGACAGCGTAAAAAGACCCAAAATTGGTTTGGTTTTAAGCGGCGGCGGTGCCAAAGGTTTTGCACATATTGGGGTTTTAAAAGTGCTTGAAGAAGCCGGAATAAAAATCGATTATATTGGCGGAACCAGTATGGGATCTATCATTGGCGGACTTTATGCTTCTGGTTATAATGCATCTCAAATTGATTCTATTTTTAAGAAAACTAATTTTGACGAATTGATAAACGATTATATTCCACGTTCATCAAAAAACTTTTACGGTAAAAAAAATGATGAATTATATGCCATCGTTTTACCGTTTAGCAAATTCAGAGTCGGAATTCCTGAGGCACTTTCAAAAGGAATGTACAATTATAATTTATTGAGCAGTCTGACTAGAAATGTACGACATGTTCGTGATTTTAATAAATTACCAATTCCGTTTTTGTGTATCGGAACAAATATCGAAACCGGCGAGGAAGTTTTATTAAATAAAGGAAATCTTGTTCAGGCAATGATGGCGAGTGCAGCATTTCCTTCCCTGTTTACTCCGGTTGAAATTGACGGAAAATTATTGGTTGATGGCGGCGTTGTCAATAATTATCCAATAAAAGAAGTTCGTGATCTTGGCGCAGATATTATCATTGGCGTTGATGTGCAGGATGATTTACTGAATCGTAAAAGCCTCAAAAATGCTACGCGAATATTGGTTCAAATCACCAATCTACAGTCGATCGACAAAATGAAAAACAAAATAAAAGATACGGATGTTTACATAAAACCGGACATTCGTGATTATGGCGTAATTTCATTTGATAAAGGAGAAGAAATTATCAGAAAAGGGGAAGAAGCAGCTTTTGCGGTTTATGAAAAAATTAAAACGTTGACAGACGAAACTACTTTTTATAAAAAACCAAAGCTAAAAGTAAGTTCTGATACTATTGAAATCAATAAAATAAACAGCGATAAATTAGATAATTACACCAAAGAATATATTCGCGGAAAACTTCGTTTTAAACCGGGAAGCACGATAACATACGATGATTTAAAAGCCGGAATGAACAATCTTGATGCAACGCAAAACTTTAGCGCGATTTCTTATTGTTTACAGCCAGCAGGAGAACAAGACGATCTGGATTTGGTATTAAAAGAAAATCCAACCCAAACGTATTTAAAACTGGGCTTGCATTATGACGGTCTTTATAAAAGTGCGATTTTATTAAATCTAACCCATAAAAAAACATTCTTAAAAAATGATGTTACTTCATTAGATATTATTTTAGGAGATAATTTTAGATATGATTTGAATTATTATGTTGAAAATGGTTTTAATATCAGCTTTGGATTTCGTTCAAGATTAAATCAGTTTAATCGAAATGTAACCAATAGTTTCAGCAGTTTAATTACCGAAAGTCCGGGAAGTCTAATTAATGTTGACTTTATGGATGTTACGAATCAGGCGTATTTTCAAACTATTTTTGTACAGAAGTTTTTAATGGGCGGCGGACTTGAATACAAATATTTAAAAATAAATTCTCCAACACTTTCAAATGCAGATAATATCATTGAAAAAAGCAATTACTTTAGTGTTTTTGGATATTTAAAATACGATTCTTTAGACAGCAAAAGCTTTCCGCATTCAGGAGTTTATTTTTCTGCAGATGTTCAAACGTATTTAGCTTCGTCAGATTACACTCAAAAATTTAAACCTTTTTCTACAGCAAAAGCTGAAATTGCATTTGTTGACAGACTTTTCAAAAAAGCTACTTTTAAAATCGAAGCCGATGCCGGATTTAATATTGGCAGCGACAGCGTTCCGTTTTTCGATTATATATTGGGTGGATACGGCTATAACAAAATAAATAATTTTAATTATTTCTATGGATACGATTTTTTAAGTATCGCAGGAAACAGTTACATCAAAACTGCTTTGACGCTTGATTATGAAATATTCAAAAAAAATCACGTGAATGTTTCTGCTAATTATGCCAATTTGGGCGATGATATTTTTTCTACCGTAGATTGGTTATCGATGCCTAAATACTCCGGTTATGCAATAGGTTACGGATTAGAAACTATTATTGGACCAATCGAAGTTAAACATTCATGGTCGCCGGAAATGTCAAAAAGTTTTACCTGGTTTAGTATCGGATTTTTGTTTTAA
- a CDS encoding DUF3108 domain-containing protein: protein MKKLVLIIFALTVLSFDSQKEDAFDTGEYFKFRIHYGIVNAGYATLEVKDATINNKKVFHAVGKGYTTGMSKFFFKVEDLYESYFDKQSGEPYRYVRKIDEGGYTKNQEGIFNQDENRILVKDYKRKTEKTILLTDNVQDIVSSFYYLRNHPNIDKLKSGESISIDMFFDEEITKFKLKYIGRQDITTKFGTVSTMVFKPLVQTGRVFKEKESLTLWITDDNNKVPVRIKADLAVGSLKADLDEYKGLKNPFKVKK, encoded by the coding sequence ATGAAAAAATTAGTCCTCATCATATTCGCCCTTACCGTTCTCAGTTTCGACAGCCAGAAAGAAGACGCCTTCGACACAGGAGAATATTTTAAATTTAGAATTCACTACGGAATCGTAAATGCCGGTTATGCAACACTTGAAGTTAAAGATGCTACAATAAATAATAAAAAAGTGTTTCATGCTGTAGGTAAAGGATATACAACCGGAATGTCTAAATTTTTCTTTAAAGTTGAAGATTTATACGAAAGCTATTTTGACAAACAATCCGGAGAACCCTATCGTTATGTTCGAAAAATTGATGAAGGCGGTTATACCAAAAATCAGGAAGGTATTTTTAATCAGGATGAAAACAGAATATTAGTAAAAGATTACAAACGAAAAACAGAAAAAACAATTCTACTTACTGATAATGTACAAGATATTGTTTCGTCTTTTTATTATTTGCGAAATCATCCCAACATCGATAAATTAAAATCGGGAGAATCTATTTCTATCGACATGTTTTTTGATGAAGAAATCACAAAATTTAAGTTAAAATATATAGGTCGTCAGGATATTACAACTAAATTTGGAACCGTTTCTACGATGGTCTTTAAACCATTGGTACAAACAGGAAGAGTTTTTAAGGAAAAAGAAAGCTTAACACTCTGGATTACAGACGACAATAACAAAGTTCCGGTTAGAATAAAAGCAGATCTTGCAGTAGGATCGCTCAAAGCGGATCTTGACGAATACAAAGGATTAAAAAATCCATTTAAAGTAAAAAAATAA
- the hppD gene encoding 4-hydroxyphenylpyruvate dioxygenase: MSKEVKSVEYGLEKIFEGAQDFLPLLGTDYVEFYVGNAKQSAHYYKTAFGYQSLAYAGLETGVRDKASYVLKQDKIRIVLTTPLTQDSPIHAHLQKHGDGVKVAALWVEDARSAYEETMKRGARSFMEPTVESDEFGEVVRSGIYTYGETVHIFVERKNYNGVFLPGYKEWKSDYNPEPTGLKYIDHMVGNVGWNEMNTWVKFYEEVMGFVNFLSFDDKQITTEYSALMSKVMSNGNGRIKFPINEPAEGKKKSQIEEYLDFYGGPGIQHIAIATDDIIKTVSQLKARGVEFLSAPPHTYYQAIPERLGVHMGMMKEDINEIEKLAIMVDADEDGYLLQIFTKPVQDRPTLFFEIIQRMGAKGFGAGNFKALFESIEREQELRGTL; this comes from the coding sequence ATGTCAAAAGAAGTAAAATCAGTAGAATACGGTCTAGAAAAAATCTTTGAAGGAGCACAGGATTTCCTTCCTTTATTAGGAACCGATTATGTAGAATTCTACGTAGGAAACGCAAAACAATCTGCACATTATTATAAAACCGCTTTTGGATATCAGTCATTAGCTTATGCAGGATTAGAAACCGGAGTTAGAGACAAAGCTTCTTATGTTTTGAAACAAGACAAAATCAGAATTGTTTTAACAACGCCATTAACGCAGGATTCACCAATTCACGCCCATCTTCAAAAACATGGCGACGGTGTAAAAGTTGCAGCGCTTTGGGTTGAAGATGCAAGAAGCGCTTATGAAGAAACTATGAAACGCGGTGCACGTTCTTTTATGGAACCAACGGTTGAAAGTGACGAATTTGGCGAAGTAGTTCGTTCGGGAATTTATACTTACGGAGAAACAGTTCACATTTTTGTAGAAAGAAAAAATTACAACGGAGTTTTCCTTCCAGGTTATAAAGAATGGAAATCAGATTATAATCCCGAACCAACAGGATTAAAATATATCGATCACATGGTTGGAAATGTGGGTTGGAACGAAATGAATACCTGGGTAAAATTCTATGAAGAAGTTATGGGATTTGTAAATTTCCTTTCTTTTGATGACAAACAAATTACCACAGAATATTCGGCTTTGATGAGTAAAGTAATGTCTAACGGAAACGGAAGAATTAAATTTCCAATTAATGAACCGGCAGAAGGAAAGAAAAAATCTCAAATTGAAGAATATTTGGATTTCTACGGCGGTCCCGGAATTCAGCATATTGCAATTGCAACAGATGATATTATCAAAACAGTTTCGCAACTGAAAGCACGTGGTGTTGAATTTTTATCTGCTCCACCACATACTTATTACCAGGCAATTCCTGAAAGATTAGGTGTTCATATGGGCATGATGAAAGAAGATATCAACGAAATTGAGAAACTAGCTATTATGGTCGATGCCGATGAAGATGGTTATTTATTACAAATATTTACAAAGCCTGTTCAGGACAGACCAACATTATTTTTCGAAATTATTCAAAGAATGGGTGCAAAAGGATTCGGCGCAGGAAACTTTAAAGCACTTTTTGAGTCGATTGAGAGAGAACAAGAATTGAGAGGAACTTTGTAA
- a CDS encoding tetratricopeptide repeat protein: MKNILYLFLLISQVFFAQSGFEKGNALYQKGQYQEAVQEYENVIKEDKQQSAELYFNLANSYYKLNKVAPSIYNYEKALVLKPHDAETLNNLKFAKKLTIDEIKEVPKVGFAKLIQNFTGIFNYNTWAMISVGIAFAFLLSFIGYYFSQLTLVKRIYFIGMFVLLLALLLSVGAGMAEKDHYDNDRPAIVFAEVSEVRSEPQKAGTAIFLLHEGAKVYVTETLGQWKKIELTDGTEGWIDALTIKEVK; the protein is encoded by the coding sequence ATGAAAAATATATTATATCTCTTTTTATTAATCTCTCAGGTTTTCTTTGCTCAAAGCGGCTTTGAAAAAGGGAATGCTTTATATCAAAAAGGGCAATATCAGGAAGCGGTTCAGGAATATGAAAACGTTATCAAAGAAGATAAACAGCAATCGGCTGAATTGTATTTTAATTTGGCAAATTCTTATTATAAACTAAATAAAGTTGCTCCTTCAATTTATAATTATGAAAAAGCATTGGTTTTAAAACCCCACGATGCCGAGACTTTAAACAATTTAAAATTTGCCAAAAAACTAACGATAGACGAAATCAAAGAAGTTCCGAAAGTAGGTTTTGCAAAACTGATTCAGAATTTTACCGGTATTTTTAATTACAATACCTGGGCAATGATTTCTGTTGGAATTGCTTTTGCGTTTTTATTGAGTTTTATAGGTTATTATTTTTCACAGCTTACTCTTGTAAAAAGAATTTATTTCATTGGAATGTTCGTTCTTCTTCTGGCTTTACTTTTAAGCGTTGGAGCCGGAATGGCTGAAAAAGATCATTATGATAATGATCGTCCGGCAATTGTTTTTGCAGAAGTTAGCGAAGTTCGAAGTGAACCGCAAAAAGCAGGAACAGCCATTTTCTTATTGCATGAAGGAGCAAAAGTTTACGTTACTGAAACTTTAGGGCAATGGAAAAAAATCGAATTAACTGACGGAACTGAAGGCTGGATTGATGCTTTGACTATTAAAGAAGTGAAGTAA
- a CDS encoding succinylglutamate desuccinylase/aspartoacylase family protein, translating into MKNNKPMIIFGEPVLPGEHKTINVEIARLHTTTKLNIPIIVRRSKLDGPVVLFSAGIHGDEINGVEIVRQIISKKINRPINGTIICIPIINIYGFVNKSREFPDGRDLNRVFPGSKKGSLASRFAFHIVAEILPIIDYAVDFHAGGASRFNAPQIRITENNKELKLLADIFNAPFTLYSKNISGSFRNTSEKANVKMLLFEGGKSLDINNVIANEGVMGVKRLLNYLGMLDPNQIVEEPESPSIFIKNSVWLRAKCSGLLHDYNLIGKFVTKGTILAIITDPFGKFEQKVKAPHEGYVINANHSPIVYEGDAIYHISKNNPDEEDADE; encoded by the coding sequence ATGAAAAATAACAAGCCCATGATTATTTTTGGCGAACCGGTTTTGCCAGGAGAACATAAAACAATCAACGTTGAAATTGCCCGATTACACACGACTACAAAACTTAATATTCCTATTATTGTTCGTCGCTCAAAGCTTGATGGTCCTGTAGTTTTATTTTCGGCAGGAATTCACGGCGACGAAATAAACGGTGTCGAAATTGTGCGCCAGATTATCAGTAAAAAAATAAACCGGCCAATAAACGGTACTATTATTTGTATTCCGATTATTAATATTTATGGTTTTGTAAATAAATCCCGCGAATTTCCTGACGGACGTGATTTAAACCGCGTTTTTCCGGGAAGTAAAAAAGGATCTCTCGCAAGTCGTTTTGCGTTTCATATCGTAGCCGAAATTTTGCCAATAATTGATTACGCAGTTGATTTTCATGCCGGCGGTGCAAGTAGATTTAATGCGCCGCAAATCAGAATCACAGAAAATAATAAAGAATTGAAACTTCTTGCCGATATTTTTAATGCGCCATTTACGCTTTATTCTAAAAATATAAGCGGTTCTTTTAGAAACACATCTGAAAAAGCAAATGTAAAAATGCTGCTTTTTGAAGGAGGAAAATCATTAGACATTAATAATGTTATTGCAAATGAAGGCGTGATGGGAGTGAAGCGTTTGCTGAATTATCTTGGAATGCTTGATCCAAATCAAATTGTGGAAGAACCCGAAAGTCCTTCTATTTTTATTAAAAATTCAGTTTGGCTGCGCGCCAAATGTTCCGGTTTATTGCACGATTATAATTTGATTGGCAAGTTTGTAACCAAAGGAACAATTTTGGCGATCATTACAGATCCGTTTGGTAAATTCGAGCAAAAAGTAAAAGCACCGCACGAAGGATATGTAATTAATGCCAATCATTCGCCAATTGTGTATGAAGGCGACGCGATTTATCATATTTCTAAAAATAACCCAGACGAAGAAGATGCCGACGAATAA
- a CDS encoding four helix bundle protein, whose protein sequence is MTFNEKYKDNALLIKTFNFALNIIDYTNELQNQKKFVIANQLLKSGTSIGANSKESQNAESKADFIHKLKIAIKEADETEYWLFLCDAHSEYPKCSRLLNDLSEILKILNKIISTSKMK, encoded by the coding sequence ATGACTTTTAACGAAAAATATAAGGACAACGCTCTTTTAATAAAAACATTCAATTTCGCATTAAACATAATTGATTACACTAATGAACTTCAAAATCAAAAGAAATTCGTAATTGCAAATCAGTTATTAAAAAGTGGAACATCAATTGGAGCAAATTCAAAAGAATCACAAAACGCAGAAAGCAAAGCAGATTTTATTCATAAATTAAAAATTGCAATTAAAGAAGCAGACGAAACAGAATATTGGTTGTTTTTATGCGATGCACATAGCGAATATCCAAAGTGTAGTCGTTTATTAAATGATCTCTCAGAAATTTTAAAAATTTTAAACAAAATAATATCAACATCAAAAATGAAATAA
- a CDS encoding 5-formyltetrahydrofolate cyclo-ligase has protein sequence MPTNKKELRLHYKNLRKELSSDEIEEKSLAVANEVLQLPIWDKTYYHVFLPIEEQKEVNTEYVLHLLSGKDKEIVISKSDFETRKMSHFLLTDNTKIKKNEYNIPEPINGLPVPSETIEVVFVPLLAFDIFGNRIGYGKGFYDKFLAECKPETIKIGLSFFEAVNQIDDVFESDIKLDYCVTPLKIYSF, from the coding sequence ATGCCGACGAATAAAAAAGAATTACGATTACATTATAAAAATCTTCGAAAAGAACTTTCGTCTGACGAAATTGAAGAAAAAAGTCTGGCTGTAGCCAATGAAGTACTGCAATTGCCTATTTGGGATAAAACCTATTATCATGTTTTTTTGCCAATAGAAGAACAAAAAGAGGTAAATACCGAATATGTTTTGCATTTACTTTCCGGAAAAGATAAGGAAATCGTGATCTCAAAAAGTGATTTTGAAACCAGAAAAATGTCACATTTTTTATTGACGGATAATACCAAAATCAAAAAAAACGAATATAATATTCCCGAACCAATAAATGGTTTGCCCGTTCCGTCAGAAACTATTGAGGTGGTTTTTGTACCGCTTTTGGCGTTTGATATTTTCGGAAATCGTATTGGTTACGGAAAAGGTTTTTACGATAAATTTCTGGCAGAATGCAAACCGGAAACCATCAAAATTGGACTTTCTTTCTTCGAAGCCGTAAATCAAATCGATGATGTCTTCGAATCAGATATAAAACTCGATTATTGCGTGACGCCTTTAAAAATCTACAGTTTTTAA
- the uvrC gene encoding excinuclease ABC subunit UvrC yields the protein MQKPSLELQIQTLPDNPGVYQYYDKDDKILYVGKAKNLKKRVSSYFNKIHDTRKTNVLVRKIVTIKHIVVPTETDALLLENNLIKTLQPRYNVLLRDDKSYPWICIKKEPFSRIFLTRRMVKDGSEYFGPYTNFKMVHTILDLIKELYPLRTCNYDLSQSNINSGKFKVCLEYHIGNCKGPCEGHESFENYQRQIDAIREILKGNFKESMKDFKRLMNDYAQNLHFEEAQKIKEKIEILENYQSRSTIVNPKITNIDVFSIVSDESAAYVNFLQISHGSIIRSHTMEIKKKLDETDEELLELAIVELRERFNLLSKEVIVPFEIDLGEKIKTTVPQLGDKKQILDLSIRNAKFYRIEQLKQLQIVDPDRHVNRIMAQMQKDLRLPVEPRHIECFDNSNIQGTNPVAACVVFKDGKASKKDYRHFNVKTVEGPDDFASMTEIVYRRYKRLLDENEPLPQLIIIDGGKGQLSAALKSIDDLGLRGKIAIIGIAKRLEELFYPGDSIPLYLDKKSETLKVIQQLRNEAHRFGITFHRDKRSKAALNSSVESIPGIGEKTMLTLIQHFKSVKRLKLATEKEISDVVGVSKAKKIVDFYKTN from the coding sequence ATGCAAAAACCGTCTTTAGAACTTCAAATACAAACCTTGCCGGACAATCCCGGCGTGTACCAATATTATGATAAAGACGATAAAATATTGTATGTTGGCAAAGCCAAAAATCTAAAAAAAAGAGTTTCTTCTTATTTCAATAAAATTCACGATACAAGAAAAACGAATGTTTTGGTTCGAAAAATCGTAACCATCAAACATATCGTCGTTCCTACTGAAACCGATGCTCTTTTATTAGAAAACAATTTAATCAAAACGCTTCAGCCGCGTTATAACGTATTGTTGCGCGATGACAAAAGTTATCCGTGGATTTGTATTAAAAAAGAACCTTTTTCGAGAATATTTTTAACCCGAAGAATGGTTAAAGACGGCTCAGAATATTTTGGTCCGTATACCAATTTCAAAATGGTACATACAATTTTAGATTTAATCAAAGAATTGTATCCGTTACGAACCTGCAATTACGATTTAAGTCAGTCGAATATTAATTCGGGCAAATTTAAAGTTTGCCTCGAATATCATATTGGCAATTGCAAAGGTCCGTGCGAAGGTCATGAATCGTTTGAAAATTACCAAAGACAAATCGATGCTATTCGCGAAATCCTGAAAGGAAATTTCAAGGAAAGCATGAAAGATTTTAAGCGTTTAATGAATGATTATGCGCAGAATCTACATTTTGAAGAAGCGCAAAAAATCAAGGAAAAAATAGAAATACTTGAGAATTACCAATCAAGGTCTACGATTGTAAATCCGAAAATTACCAATATTGATGTTTTCTCGATTGTATCCGATGAAAGTGCGGCTTATGTGAACTTTTTACAAATTTCGCACGGATCGATTATTCGTTCCCACACGATGGAAATCAAGAAAAAACTGGATGAAACTGATGAAGAATTATTGGAACTTGCGATTGTAGAACTTCGCGAACGTTTTAATTTATTATCAAAAGAAGTTATAGTTCCGTTTGAAATTGATTTGGGAGAAAAAATCAAAACAACCGTTCCGCAGTTGGGAGATAAAAAGCAAATTCTGGATTTATCGATTCGAAATGCTAAGTTTTACAGAATTGAGCAACTGAAACAATTGCAAATTGTAGATCCTGACCGACATGTAAATCGCATTATGGCGCAAATGCAAAAAGATTTGCGTTTGCCTGTTGAACCGCGTCATATTGAATGTTTTGATAACTCGAATATTCAGGGAACAAATCCCGTTGCTGCCTGCGTGGTTTTTAAAGACGGAAAAGCGAGCAAAAAAGATTATCGCCATTTTAATGTAAAAACCGTTGAAGGTCCTGATGATTTTGCTTCGATGACAGAAATTGTGTATCGCCGTTACAAAAGATTACTGGATGAAAATGAACCGCTTCCGCAATTAATTATTATTGATGGTGGAAAAGGACAATTATCTGCAGCCTTAAAAAGTATTGATGATTTAGGTTTAAGAGGTAAAATTGCGATTATTGGAATTGCAAAACGTCTCGAAGAATTATTTTATCCCGGAGATTCGATTCCGTTATATCTTGATAAAAAATCTGAAACCTTAAAAGTAATTCAGCAATTACGAAACGAAGCGCACCGATTCGGTATTACATTTCATCGTGATAAACGTAGCAAAGCAGCACTTAATTCGTCTGTAGAAAGTATTCCCGGAATTGGCGAAAAAACCATGCTTACGTTAATACAACATTTCAAGAGTGTTAAAAGATTAAAATTGGCTACCGAAAAAGAAATATCTGATGTTGTAGGAGTATCAAAAGCCAAAAAAATTGTCGACTTTTACAAAACCAACTAG